One Janthinobacterium sp. TB1-E2 genomic region harbors:
- the rpsT gene encoding 30S ribosomal protein S20: protein MANTAQARKRARQAVKQNAHNSSQRSTLRTAIKAARKAIQGGDKAAAAAIFQASVSTIDRIADKKIIHKNKAARHKSRLAAALKALSA from the coding sequence ATGGCAAATACCGCACAAGCGCGCAAACGCGCTCGTCAAGCAGTTAAGCAAAACGCACACAATTCGTCCCAACGTTCGACCTTGCGCACGGCTATCAAAGCTGCTCGCAAAGCGATCCAGGGCGGCGACAAGGCAGCTGCTGCTGCAATCTTCCAAGCATCCGTGTCGACCATCGACCGTATCGCTGACAAGAAGATCATCCACAAAAACAAGGCAGCTCGCCATAAGAGCCGTCTGGCAGCTGCTTTGAAAGCACTGTCCGCTTAA
- a CDS encoding DUF192 domain-containing protein has protein sequence MKNSLCRLSLSIALLSCASMAQAQTRSLQLSAGMHLIQAEVAATEEQREQGLMYREKMPANAGMLFVFGNPSTQCMWMKNTPLPLSVAFIDASGKIVNIEDMQPHTLDSHCSTKTVPVRYALEMHLGWFKQKNIKPGMSIGNLPAAR, from the coding sequence ATGAAAAATTCCCTTTGCCGTCTCAGCCTGTCCATCGCCCTGCTGTCTTGCGCCAGCATGGCCCAGGCGCAAACCAGGAGCTTGCAACTGTCGGCCGGCATGCATTTGATCCAGGCGGAAGTGGCCGCCACGGAAGAGCAGCGCGAACAGGGCTTGATGTACCGCGAAAAGATGCCGGCCAATGCAGGCATGCTGTTTGTCTTTGGCAACCCATCCACGCAATGCATGTGGATGAAAAACACGCCGCTGCCCCTGTCGGTGGCCTTTATCGATGCCAGCGGCAAGATCGTCAACATCGAAGACATGCAGCCGCATACGCTCGACAGCCATTGCTCCACGAAGACCGTGCCCGTGCGCTATGCGCTGGAAATGCATCTGGGCTGGTTCAAGCAAAAGAACATTAAACCGGGCATGAGCATCGGCAACTTGCCGGCGGCGCGCTAG
- a CDS encoding pseudouridine synthase codes for MPLILFNKPFQVLCQFSPQDGRTTLADHLTIPGIYPAGRLDADSEGLLLLTDDGRLQHEISHPDRKEAKTYLVQVDGVPDAASLARLQAPLDLGDFITKPCKAVRIAEPDWLWPRNPPIRARADKPTSWLAITLKEGKNRQVRRMTAAVGLPTLRLVRSAIGPFSLASHPLMPGEWCEVPAENIGKA; via the coding sequence ATGCCACTCATTCTCTTCAATAAACCATTCCAAGTCCTGTGCCAGTTTTCGCCGCAGGACGGCCGCACCACCCTGGCCGACCATCTCACCATCCCCGGCATCTATCCGGCCGGCCGGCTCGACGCCGACAGCGAAGGCTTGCTGCTGCTGACGGACGACGGCCGCCTGCAGCATGAAATCAGCCACCCGGACCGCAAGGAAGCAAAAACCTATCTGGTACAAGTTGACGGCGTGCCCGATGCGGCCAGCCTGGCGCGCCTGCAAGCGCCGCTGGACCTGGGCGACTTCATCACCAAGCCGTGCAAGGCCGTGCGCATCGCCGAACCGGACTGGCTGTGGCCCCGCAATCCACCGATACGCGCGCGCGCCGACAAGCCAACCTCGTGGCTGGCGATCACCTTGAAAGAAGGAAAAAACCGCCAAGTGCGGCGCATGACGGCGGCCGTCGGCCTGCCCACCCTGCGCCTGGTGCGCAGCGCCATCGGCCCGTTCTCGCTGGCCAGCCATCCATTGATGCCCGGCGAATGGTGCGAAGTGCCAGCCGAAAACATTGGCAAGGCCTAA